A genome region from Magnolia sinica isolate HGM2019 chromosome 8, MsV1, whole genome shotgun sequence includes the following:
- the LOC131253906 gene encoding structural maintenance of chromosomes protein 4-like, which produces MDDEIYEAVAGSDFVITRVAFRDNSSKYYINDHESNFTEVTKKLKGKGVDLDNNWFLILWGEVEQISLMKPKICIFSIIVIVIVID; this is translated from the exons atg gatgatgaaatatacgaagctgttgcaggaagtgactttgtcattactagagttgcatttcgagacaactcttcaaagtactacataaatgaccatgaaagtaattttacagaggtcactaagaaattgaaaggaaaaggagtggacttggacaacaattGGTTTTTGATTCTTTGG ggtgaagtcgagcaaatttctttaatgaagccaaagatttgtattttcagcattattgtaattgtaattgtaattgattga
- the LOC131253907 gene encoding uncharacterized protein LOC131253907 codes for MDSQPEVLGAQVLGSTDSSNTKASSSSRKRGITRGVSLLVQPDRKKVLKMNEFGQPNEDCSNHRDFASHVGVLTRSHILIIYLDFRQVAHEQIHMVTKRLSQFYEFEGQSWDASLDYITKRINEAWRNYKRRLTAKYIKNKDPITMRDGPAPQVSLWRIGGSLWINVPPRNSRGQAQGIKLIGPS; via the exons atggattcacaaccagaggtactgggtgcgcaggtgcttgggagtacagattcaagcaacaccaaag cttcttcttcatctagaaagagaggcattactaggggggtctctttacttgtgcaacctgataggaaaaaagtcttAAAGatgaatgaattcgggcaaccgaatgaggactgttctAATCATagagactttgcatcgcatgtcggtgtcctcacccgttctcatatcctGATCATATACCTAGACTTTCGCCAGGTGgctcatgaacaaattcatatggtcacaaaaagattgtcacagttttatgagtttgagggtcaaagttgggatgcaagtcttgattacattacaaaacgcatcaatgaagcaTGGAGGAATTAtaagagaagattgactgcaaaatatattaaaaacaaaGATCCTATTACTATgagagatggtcctgccccccaggtatccctatggaggattggagggtctttgtggatcaacgtaccaccgaggaattcaagagggcaagcgcaaggaataaagttaattgggccaagctaa